Proteins found in one Lepeophtheirus salmonis chromosome 9, UVic_Lsal_1.4, whole genome shotgun sequence genomic segment:
- the LOC139906279 gene encoding piggyBac transposable element-derived protein 3-like, with protein sequence MVEYFGKHSCKLCIRNTPIYLGYNIWYQYIVPVYLIEFDPYQGKSDSRDEDLENKLGKGAVTILQLLNTYTDDKKSLPSYFFTDNLFTTTFSLQEVQKRGYEGTGAIISNRIDKKCPISSPKLCVNEERVYSECATRTTKYFKVKISGQKDSAIVIVASTTGNVKRWSKQQKKFIEIDVASGIKEYNMSMGGRDRMDQN encoded by the coding sequence ATGGtggaatattttggaaaacataGCTGCAAACTATGTATACGCAACACACCTATTTATCTTGGCTACAATATTTGGTACCAATACATAGTTCctgtttatttaattgaatttgatcCTTACCAAGGAAAATCTGACTCTCGAGATGAggatcttgaaaataaattaggcAAAGGTGCTGTAACCATTCTTCAACTTTTGAATACCTATACGGATGATAAAAAATCTCTACCTTCTTATTTCTTCACCGATAATCTTTTTACAACAACTTTTTCATTGCAAGAGGTTCAGAAACGAGGATATGAAGGAACTGGGGCTATTATATCAAACAGGATTGACAAAAAATGCCCAATATCCTCTCCAAAATTATGTGTAAATGAAGAAAGAGTATATTCAGAATGTGCTACAAGAACAACgaaatattttaaagtgaaaattaGCGGTCAGAAAGATAGTGCTATCGTAATTGTTGCTTCAACTACCGGTAATGTGAAAAGATGGTCAAAACAGCAAAAGAAATTTATCGAAATTGACGTGGCATCAGGAATAAAAGAGTATAACATGTCAATGGGAGGAAGAGATAGAATGgatcaaaattaa